A stretch of the Porifericola rhodea genome encodes the following:
- a CDS encoding sigma-70 family RNA polymerase sigma factor, with protein MNVPETEREEEKKWVCDIRKEDKKAFKAVYDRYADKVYYLSLKFHLTEEEAKEMVQSVFLTLWEKRAHLQEHLSLNAFLLTITKNRILNLHKRKAVEIAGVRTYLRLRDEACTTTEDYVLFSNMEEHTLRFIDSLPPRNRQIFLLSRKEGLDSDTIARQLNLSKRTVENNIYQAETAIRHFLSRNKVLEKSILFFIAWMGL; from the coding sequence ATGAATGTACCGGAAACCGAGAGGGAAGAGGAAAAAAAGTGGGTTTGCGATATCAGAAAAGAAGACAAAAAAGCATTTAAAGCTGTGTATGATCGCTACGCAGACAAAGTGTACTATCTCTCATTAAAATTTCACCTAACAGAAGAAGAAGCAAAAGAAATGGTGCAAAGTGTTTTTTTGACACTTTGGGAAAAACGTGCCCACCTTCAGGAACATTTGTCTCTAAATGCTTTTTTGCTAACTATTACTAAAAACAGAATTCTCAACCTACACAAAAGAAAAGCAGTAGAAATTGCCGGAGTGCGGACTTACCTCAGGCTTAGAGATGAGGCCTGTACAACAACCGAAGATTATGTACTCTTTTCTAATATGGAGGAGCATACCCTGCGGTTTATAGACTCATTGCCCCCACGCAACCGACAGATATTTTTGCTTAGCAGAAAAGAGGGGCTGGATAGCGATACCATCGCCCGGCAATTAAACCTATCTAAAAGAACAGTAGAAAACAACATTTATCAGGCAGAAACGGCCATACGTCATTTTTTGAGTAGAAATAAAGTGCTGGAAAAGAGCATATTGTTTTTTATCGCCTGGATGGGCTTATAA